A genomic stretch from Kribbella amoyensis includes:
- a CDS encoding antibiotic biosynthesis monooxygenase family protein translates to MVLEVALIDVLAGQEEAFEASYLLAREQIEKAEGARSIRMTHGIERPTRFVLLVEWDSVEAHERFRASEAFGVWRGHIGPHFANPPLVEHYADVTG, encoded by the coding sequence ATGGTGCTCGAGGTGGCGTTGATCGATGTGCTCGCCGGTCAGGAAGAAGCGTTCGAGGCGTCCTACCTGCTGGCCCGTGAGCAGATCGAGAAGGCCGAGGGGGCCCGGTCGATCCGGATGACGCACGGCATCGAGCGGCCGACCCGGTTCGTCCTGCTGGTCGAGTGGGACTCGGTCGAGGCGCACGAGCGGTTCCGCGCGAGCGAGGCGTTCGGCGTCTGGCGTGGCCACATCGGCCCACACTTCGCCAACCCGCCGCTGGTCGAGCACTACGCCGACGTCACCGGCTGA